A genomic region of Aeropyrum pernix K1 contains the following coding sequences:
- a CDS encoding NAD(P)/FAD-dependent oxidoreductase produces the protein MSAVMARRIAVVGGGVAGLMAAWWASNYGYDVVVYEADLSSLTATRVSAGIIDPTIDISLAPVALETLSLLKRLGLGLESRLLWLHERGSCRRLERLLSDKGIIERSVAGEESIRLGRYTVNLGYGEELHVINTIIVDTGEFYSLASSASNVDIVEDSVEYVGCGSVGLKRGGSREFDAIIVAAGPWTGFISGLQALSNMLRVYRCEALIIRAGGGPFAVVDDILDFYLSIHASGDGVLGNGCCVEIASPLDGYRYSGDVLDAVISRSIERLEGLGEAELITPVSAPCVVGRDARPVLGMLPGCSRVYLLAGLDGVGVTLAPVLARLVVESIATGSQEPIPPEMAASRPTSSSESVVKEPVEEC, from the coding sequence GTGTCTGCTGTCATGGCGAGGAGAATAGCTGTTGTCGGCGGGGGCGTCGCGGGCTTAATGGCGGCCTGGTGGGCTTCTAACTATGGTTATGACGTCGTGGTTTACGAGGCAGACCTATCTTCGCTTACCGCCACGAGAGTGTCAGCAGGCATTATAGACCCGACAATCGACATCTCCCTAGCGCCAGTAGCGTTGGAGACTCTGTCGCTGTTGAAGAGGCTTGGGCTCGGGCTTGAGTCTAGGCTGTTATGGCTCCATGAGCGAGGCTCGTGCAGGAGATTGGAAAGGCTCCTGTCGGACAAAGGGATTATCGAGCGTAGTGTGGCCGGGGAAGAATCGATCAGGCTAGGCAGGTATACGGTCAATCTTGGTTACGGTGAGGAGCTGCACGTAATAAATACCATAATAGTAGACACTGGAGAGTTCTATAGCCTAGCCTCTTCAGCCTCCAATGTGGATATTGTCGAGGATAGCGTGGAGTACGTGGGCTGCGGTTCAGTAGGCCTCAAGAGGGGGGGTAGTAGAGAGTTTGACGCAATAATTGTAGCAGCGGGCCCATGGACCGGGTTCATAAGTGGGCTTCAAGCTCTTTCCAACATGCTACGCGTCTACAGGTGTGAGGCACTAATTATCAGAGCGGGCGGGGGCCCCTTTGCCGTGGTAGACGACATACTAGACTTCTACTTATCTATACACGCCTCTGGAGACGGTGTCTTGGGCAATGGATGCTGCGTTGAGATAGCTAGCCCCCTAGACGGGTATAGGTATAGTGGGGACGTTCTGGACGCTGTTATTAGCAGGTCTATAGAGAGGCTGGAGGGCCTAGGCGAAGCAGAGTTGATAACCCCAGTATCTGCCCCGTGTGTAGTAGGAAGGGACGCCCGCCCAGTCCTTGGGATGCTTCCCGGCTGCAGCAGGGTCTACTTACTGGCCGGGCTGGATGGCGTTGGTGTGACACTAGCCCCTGTCCTAGCCAGACTGGTGGTAGAATCTATAGCTACTGGGTCTCAAGAACCTATACCC
- a CDS encoding 5'/3'-nucleotidase SurE — MLKAIVTNDDGVHSRSLRALAESLASRGWDVVVAAPLGNWSGYSKSIGRFRGNRVYRFESRGVRFFTGDMPPAALVGTAIDIAGFEPDIVVSGINYGPNLGIYDFFSSGTIGGALEAALRGFKSVSISSACREEETDCLPEALSISLAVVETSVETLSSSAGLMVVNIPRSPRGFKVTRPCRRVPRFSGEIGEEGSLLVEKFDHSRLFSSEHDSCDGRLFSMGYIPVSLYKIDNGWIHPLDPSRDGYLKAVEDILNYKIFPSAGKQF; from the coding sequence ATGCTAAAAGCCATTGTAACTAATGATGACGGCGTGCACAGCAGGTCTCTCAGAGCACTGGCCGAGAGCCTAGCATCTAGAGGTTGGGATGTGGTTGTCGCCGCGCCGCTGGGCAACTGGAGCGGCTACTCGAAAAGCATAGGCAGGTTTAGGGGGAATAGGGTTTACCGCTTCGAGTCTAGGGGTGTGAGATTCTTTACAGGTGATATGCCCCCAGCCGCCCTTGTAGGTACAGCTATTGACATCGCTGGCTTCGAGCCGGATATAGTAGTCTCGGGCATAAACTACGGACCCAACCTTGGGATATACGACTTTTTCTCCAGCGGCACCATAGGAGGCGCTCTAGAGGCGGCTCTGAGAGGGTTTAAGTCGGTTTCAATAAGCTCCGCCTGCAGGGAGGAGGAGACTGACTGCCTGCCAGAGGCCCTCAGCATCTCCCTAGCCGTTGTCGAAACGTCTGTAGAAACTCTGAGCAGCAGCGCAGGATTAATGGTCGTCAACATACCAAGGAGCCCTAGAGGATTTAAGGTGACCAGGCCGTGCAGGAGGGTGCCCAGGTTCTCGGGGGAAATCGGCGAAGAGGGCTCGCTTCTTGTAGAGAAGTTCGACCACTCCAGGCTGTTCAGCAGCGAGCATGACAGTTGCGACGGCAGACTCTTCTCTATGGGATACATACCAGTATCACTGTACAAGATTGACAACGGCTGGATCCACCCCCTCGACCCCAGTAGAGATGGGTACCTGAAGGCAGTCGAGGATATTCTAAACTACAAAATCTTTCCATCGGCGGGGAAGCAGTTTTAA
- a CDS encoding dihydropteroate synthase: METADADIVLLLQKTGGEVSRVVREIESLGYSVATVRSPPTKDSLRSILERFPRATIITPGGVPGDFLEFGGRVVKGTYSLKPLPKVLRIVEPQDLSPVLPAEKLLGGRFVEVVKDVLGEVASGINGFNPPASPPPVFVLSEVYVDGFPSVFDAILEAAYRAAQGADVVVIGASGGDSESFASVFAAAARDLGIEAGVDPPSHDFLEAGLPPGSPKPVVYMSVWEGGEAPNVESRFTTILPRYRSNDTLQMAEDILRSCKWGVREGLNPIVDPVLRRPGALPYPFESLAALKIARERGMECPAMVGINNVYEMIDADTTGSIPVLTLASAESGASAILVSEESTKSRGATAEARIASYMVSYALATGSPPKDLGFGLLESKEKSPGYRPPSGCYALKLLPRRWKDFVV, encoded by the coding sequence TTGGAGACGGCTGATGCAGACATAGTTCTCCTACTCCAGAAAACAGGCGGTGAAGTCTCACGCGTCGTACGGGAGATAGAGTCCCTCGGCTACAGTGTAGCCACAGTTCGATCGCCACCCACAAAGGATTCGCTCAGGAGCATACTGGAAAGGTTTCCAAGGGCGACTATCATAACGCCGGGAGGCGTGCCGGGAGACTTCCTCGAGTTCGGCGGTAGGGTTGTCAAGGGGACATACTCCCTCAAGCCGCTCCCGAAAGTGCTCAGGATAGTGGAACCACAGGACCTCAGCCCAGTACTGCCCGCGGAGAAACTCCTGGGAGGCAGGTTCGTGGAGGTTGTTAAGGATGTGCTGGGCGAAGTTGCCTCGGGCATAAACGGCTTCAACCCTCCAGCCTCCCCCCCACCTGTATTTGTCCTCTCAGAGGTCTATGTAGACGGGTTTCCCAGCGTCTTCGACGCTATCCTTGAAGCAGCCTACAGGGCAGCACAGGGCGCTGATGTAGTCGTTATTGGTGCCTCGGGCGGCGACTCAGAGTCTTTCGCAAGCGTCTTTGCAGCCGCCGCTAGAGACCTCGGGATAGAGGCGGGAGTCGACCCCCCGTCCCACGACTTCCTAGAGGCAGGCCTCCCCCCCGGATCTCCAAAGCCAGTTGTGTACATGAGCGTGTGGGAGGGTGGAGAGGCTCCAAATGTTGAAAGCCGCTTTACAACAATCCTACCAAGGTACAGAAGCAATGACACGCTCCAGATGGCCGAGGATATACTGAGGTCCTGCAAATGGGGGGTTAGAGAGGGCCTTAACCCGATAGTAGACCCCGTGCTGCGCAGGCCGGGAGCCCTTCCATATCCCTTCGAAAGCCTGGCCGCCCTGAAAATAGCCCGTGAACGCGGCATGGAATGCCCTGCTATGGTCGGAATCAACAATGTTTATGAGATGATTGACGCCGATACCACGGGCTCTATACCCGTCCTCACACTAGCTTCGGCGGAGAGCGGGGCCAGCGCGATCCTAGTCAGCGAGGAGAGCACAAAGTCTCGGGGGGCTACTGCCGAGGCCAGAATAGCCTCCTACATGGTGTCATACGCTCTAGCTACAGGCTCTCCCCCTAAGGACCTTGGTTTCGGGCTCCTAGAGTCAAAGGAGAAGAGCCCTGGTTACAGGCCTCCTTCAGGCTGTTACGCCTTAAAACTGCTTCCCCGCCGATGGAAAGATTTTGTAGTTTAG
- the xerA gene encoding site-specific tyrosine recombinase/integron integrase, producing MARAGSIESLPPPPRDIREYSLEDAARLFLTILESTGWSSKTIKVYRAALKDFLKSYGRVRVGDASHMTYVQWMSSVSERVRKGVISRTTAHYYSIMVRRFLKWAGVEGVMRPFSRGERRFSGSLSWRDVEALLSASRDIIDALIVSMLAETGLRVSELLSLRLSDVDLGRGVVRVVGKYGKERIVFLGPLSRMLLEEYLASNPLPPDSRIIELSYQAVYKRLKSLAKRAGLDPRKVRPHILRHTFATEALRRGMSLAALQRLLGHSDIKVTQLYLHMTYDDVEREYYQTFASPMLTQPLQSPQQTGMYPPAMVYDTYPQHRFQHPQGYGHPHTIQAGMTPDTSRGYGRVVPSRRRGGARVR from the coding sequence ATGGCTAGAGCCGGTTCTATAGAGTCTCTGCCGCCGCCTCCTAGGGATATTAGGGAGTATAGTTTAGAGGATGCAGCTAGGCTCTTCTTGACAATACTAGAAAGCACAGGGTGGAGCAGTAAGACTATAAAGGTTTATAGAGCGGCTTTGAAGGACTTCCTCAAGAGCTACGGAAGGGTCAGAGTTGGAGACGCTTCACACATGACGTACGTCCAGTGGATGTCTAGTGTAAGCGAGAGGGTGAGGAAGGGGGTCATATCCAGGACTACAGCACACTACTACAGCATAATGGTCAGGCGCTTCCTCAAATGGGCCGGTGTGGAGGGTGTCATGAGACCGTTCAGCAGGGGCGAGCGGAGGTTCAGCGGCAGCCTCTCGTGGAGGGACGTTGAGGCGCTGCTATCGGCGTCTAGGGATATTATAGACGCACTTATAGTTTCCATGCTGGCCGAGACTGGTCTTAGGGTTTCCGAGCTACTGTCGCTGAGACTGTCAGACGTCGACCTCGGGAGGGGTGTTGTCAGGGTCGTAGGAAAGTATGGAAAGGAGAGGATAGTGTTCCTAGGCCCCCTATCTAGGATGCTGCTTGAAGAGTACCTAGCCTCCAACCCCCTACCACCCGACTCCAGGATAATAGAACTCTCGTACCAAGCCGTCTACAAGAGGCTGAAGAGCCTAGCCAAGAGGGCGGGGCTGGACCCGCGTAAGGTGAGGCCCCACATACTGAGGCATACCTTCGCCACCGAGGCTTTGAGAAGGGGCATGAGCCTCGCCGCGCTTCAGAGGCTACTGGGCCATAGCGACATAAAGGTGACCCAGCTCTACCTCCATATGACGTACGACGACGTAGAGAGAGAGTATTATCAGACGTTCGCAAGCCCCATGCTTACACAGCCGCTTCAAAGCCCCCAGCAAACCGGCATGTATCCTCCAGCCATGGTGTATGACACATACCCTCAGCACCGCTTTCAGCATCCCCAAGGCTACGGGCATCCCCACACTATTCAAGCAGGCATGACGCCCGACACCAGCAGAGGCTACGGCCGTGTGGTGCCGAGCAGGAGGAGAGGGGGTGCGAGGGTGCGGTAA
- the pruA gene encoding L-glutamate gamma-semialdehyde dehydrogenase: MTIVWTPVKGWFLVALWRIEKPKNEPFLEFRPGTKERELLKKKLEEVKSKTVEIPLIIGGKEVKTGETVEIRAPHDKDAVLAVAHLAGEEEIRDAIEKALDAWTKWSEMEWYHRASVFLKAADLLAGPYRLEADAVIMLNHSKTPWEAEIDLAELVDFWRFGAYYARFIFEQQPEQAPGELNRVEWRPLEGFVFAVPPFNFFSIGGNLPTAPALVGNVSIWKPSRWVIYSNYIIMRILMEAGLPPGVVNFVPFNTKYSSIVLSHPDFAGLHFTGSYSTFVRLWKMIAQNLDKYRNFPRIVGETGGKDFIVVHPSADITEAVVATIRGAFEYQGQKCSAASRLFVPKSMWPRFWEAMKAELDKVKVGPVDDFTVFMGAIISEEQFRKIVSYIEYAKQHPEEYQIIYGGKYDDSKGYFIWPTVVLTNNPKGKLMTEEIFGPVLTVYVYDDDKYDEILWVVDKAAPYGLTGSVFAKDREAILKAEKALRYAAGNFYINDKPTGSIVARQPFGGARWSGTNDKAGWFTNLLRWLNPRSIKETLVPPKEWRRPYMGED, from the coding sequence ATGACTATTGTTTGGACACCGGTTAAAGGGTGGTTCCTCGTGGCTTTATGGAGGATAGAGAAGCCTAAGAACGAGCCTTTCCTGGAGTTTAGGCCTGGGACTAAGGAGAGGGAGCTTCTAAAGAAGAAGCTCGAGGAGGTTAAGAGTAAGACCGTCGAGATCCCCCTGATAATCGGGGGGAAAGAGGTCAAGACTGGTGAGACCGTCGAGATACGCGCGCCCCACGATAAGGATGCCGTGCTGGCTGTAGCCCACCTTGCTGGGGAGGAGGAGATAAGGGATGCCATAGAGAAGGCCCTGGACGCTTGGACAAAGTGGTCCGAGATGGAGTGGTACCACAGGGCCTCAGTCTTCCTGAAGGCTGCAGACCTGCTGGCGGGGCCCTACAGGCTTGAGGCCGATGCTGTCATAATGCTTAACCACTCGAAGACGCCGTGGGAGGCGGAGATAGACCTGGCAGAACTCGTGGACTTCTGGAGGTTTGGGGCCTACTATGCTAGATTCATCTTCGAACAGCAGCCTGAGCAGGCTCCCGGCGAGCTAAACAGGGTCGAGTGGCGGCCTCTAGAGGGCTTCGTATTCGCAGTTCCCCCGTTCAACTTCTTCAGCATAGGAGGTAACCTGCCCACCGCCCCCGCGCTCGTGGGGAACGTGTCGATATGGAAGCCTTCCAGATGGGTTATATACTCCAACTACATAATAATGAGGATCCTGATGGAGGCTGGGCTACCTCCGGGCGTGGTAAACTTCGTTCCCTTCAACACCAAGTACTCGAGCATAGTGCTCTCCCACCCAGACTTCGCAGGCCTCCACTTCACAGGGAGCTACTCAACTTTCGTCAGGCTCTGGAAGATGATAGCGCAGAACCTGGACAAGTACAGGAACTTCCCCAGGATAGTGGGCGAGACGGGCGGTAAAGACTTCATTGTGGTCCACCCGAGCGCAGACATAACCGAGGCAGTGGTTGCTACGATAAGAGGAGCCTTCGAGTACCAGGGGCAGAAGTGCAGCGCTGCCTCCAGGCTATTCGTACCCAAGAGCATGTGGCCCAGGTTCTGGGAGGCCATGAAGGCGGAGCTGGATAAGGTTAAGGTCGGGCCGGTTGACGACTTCACAGTATTCATGGGCGCCATAATAAGCGAGGAGCAGTTTAGGAAGATAGTCTCCTACATAGAGTATGCTAAGCAGCATCCCGAGGAGTACCAGATAATCTACGGTGGCAAGTATGATGACAGTAAGGGCTACTTCATATGGCCTACTGTCGTGCTCACCAACAACCCGAAGGGCAAGCTGATGACAGAAGAGATCTTCGGCCCTGTGCTCACGGTCTACGTGTATGACGACGACAAGTATGATGAGATACTGTGGGTTGTGGACAAGGCAGCTCCCTACGGACTAACAGGGTCCGTGTTCGCGAAGGATAGGGAGGCCATACTCAAGGCGGAGAAGGCGCTTAGGTATGCAGCAGGCAACTTCTACATAAACGACAAGCCGACAGGATCCATAGTGGCTAGACAGCCCTTCGGAGGCGCCAGATGGTCGGGCACCAACGACAAGGCAGGCTGGTTCACAAACCTCCTAAGGTGGCTGAACCCGAGATCGATAAAGGAGACCCTAGTGCCGCCGAAAGAGTGGAGAAGACCCTATATGGGAGAGGACTAG